Proteins encoded in a region of the Bubalus bubalis isolate 160015118507 breed Murrah chromosome 9, NDDB_SH_1, whole genome shotgun sequence genome:
- the FAM193B gene encoding protein FAM193B isoform X12 produces the protein MRLALQTLHRAAGDSGRLVQPEGMALDSLLVESLELCMFPLPPASLCRLAACCVTGNAKAGKKALPRTDWCCRISLSHTSCKSQSCGGDSHSSSSSSSSSSSSSSSCHGNSGDWDPSSFLSAHKLSGLWNSPHSSGAMPGGSLGSPPTIPGEVFPISEHHRHSDLTAPPNSPTGHHPQPAPLIPSHPGSFGSPPHPHLLPTTPAVHFPAQVSECPVAVAAAPHTPGPCQSPHLPSTSMPLLKMPPPFSGCSHPCSGHCSGHCSGPLLPPPSSQQLPSTHSRDPGCKGHKFTHSGLTCQLPQPCEADEGLGEEEDSSSERSSCTSSSTHQRDGKFCDCCYCEFFGHNAPPAAPTSRNYTEIREKLRSRLTRRKEELPMKGGALGGIPGEPAVDHRDVDELLEFINSTEPKVPNSARAAKRARHKLKKKEKEKAQLAAEALKQANRSVSGSRELRPARESLLGWPDRELDRVNSFLNSRLQEIKNTVKDSICASFSMCELSVDSNGFSKEGATEPKPQSLAPSNPSGSSEQRPDINLDLSPLTLGSSQNHMLQAPGEPAPPWAEMRSPHPPWTEVKGPPPGIIPENGLVRRLNTVPNLSRMIWVKTPKPGNPSSEEPSIKGAPGCKQELPEPVASGGKPRKGKRQGNQAKKSEVSPASQSPACLETPSAKGQTPSPKQPSKAPEPPRVDSCAEAGEGSQGTRPGPGWADSPKADKEKGNSWRNWPGEAKARPLEQESVQPPGPARPQSLQQGKGRSRRSRNKQEKSASSLDDVFLPKDMDGVEMDETDREVEYFKSPCQNQLKGVLRSQLPAEGLQFSPSHPHLPAQDPTPRSTILDQPKAE, from the exons GTTCCCCCTACCACCAGCCAGTCTGTGCAGACTTGCTGCCTGCTGTGTCACCGGGAACGCAAAGGCTGGGAAGAAGGCCCTTCCCAGAACGGACTGGTGTTGCAGG ATCTCCTTGTCACACACATCCTGCAAATCACAGTCTTGTGGGGGTGATTCTCATTCCTCTTCGTCCTCCTCTTCATCGTCCTCTTCCTCGTCCTCCTCCTGCCATGGGAACTCAGGGGACTGGGATCCTAGTTCGTTCCTGTCAGCACATAAGCTCTCGGGCCTCTGGAACTCCCCGCACTCCAGTGGGGCCATGCCAGGTGGCTCACTCGGGAGCCCTCCTACAATCCCTG GTGAGGTTTTCCCCATCTCGGAGCACCACCGGCACTCAGACCTCACTGCTCCACCTAACAGCCCCACCGGCCACCACCCCCAGCCAGCGCCGCTGATCCCATCTCACCCCGGATCCTTTGGCTCACCACCCCACCCGCACCTGCTGCCCACCACCCCAGCAGTGCATTTCCCTGCCCAGGTTTCAGAATGCCCTGTTGCCGTGGCTGCTGCCCCCCACACCCCAGGGCCATGTCAGAGCCCCCACCTTCCCTCCACCAGCATGCCGCTCCTGAAGATGCCTCCTCCATTCTCGGGTTGCAGCCACCCCTGTAGTGGTCACTGCAGCGGGCACTGCAGCgggcccctcctcccaccacccagcTCTCAGCAGCTCCCTAGCACTCACAG CAGGGACCCTGGGTGCAAGGGGCACAAGTTTACCCACAGTGGCCTGACGTGCCAGCTTCCCCAGCCGTGTGAGGCAGACGAGGGGCTGGGCGAGGAAGAGGACAGCAGCTCAGAGCGTAGCTCCTGCACCTCATCCTCCACCCACCAGCGAGATGGGAAGTTCTGTGACTGCTGCTACTGTGAGTTCTTCGGGCACAATGCG ccacccgCTGCCCCGACGAGTCGGAATTATACCGAGATCCGAGAGAAGCTTCGCTCAAGGCTGACCAGGCGCAAAGAGGAGCTGCCCATGAAGGGGGGCGCACTGGGCGGGATCCCTGGGGAGCCCGCCGTGGATCATCGAGATGTGGATGAGCTGCTGGAATTCATCAACAGCACGGAGCCCAAAGTCCCCAACAGCGCCAGGGCTGCCAAGCGGGCCCGGCACAAGCTGAAAAAGAAG GAAAAAGAGAAGGCCCAGTTGGCAGCAGAAGCTCTGAAGCAAGCAAATCGTAGTGTTTCTGGAAGCCGGGAGCTGAGGCCTGCCAGGGAGAGTCTTTTGGGGTGGCCCGATCGGGAGCTGGATCGGGTCAACAGCTTTCTGAACAGCCGTCTACAGGAGATCAAGAACACTGTCAAGGACTCCATCTGTGCCAGCTTCAGTATGTGTGAGCTCAGCGTGGACAGCAATGGCTTCTCTAAGGAAGGGGCCACTGAGCCAAAACCTCAGAGTCTAGCCCCCTCAAACCCCAGTGGCTCCTCAGAGCAAAGGCCTGACATTAACCTTGACCTGTCCCCTTTGACTTTGGGCTCCTCTCAGAACCATATGTTGCAAGCTCCAGGAGAGCCAGCCCCACCATGGGCAGAAATGAGAAGTCCCCAcccaccatggacagaggtgaaGGGCCCCCCTCCTGGTATCATCCCTGAGAATGGGCTAGTGAGGAGACTCAACACCGTGCCCAACCTTTCCCGGATGATCTGGGTCAAGACACCCAAGCCAGGTAACCCTAGCTCTGAGGAGCCAAGCATAAAGGGGGCCCCTGGTTGCAAGCAGGAGCTGCCTGAGCCTGTGGCCTCAGGTGGGAAGCCACGGAAGGGCAAGAGACAGGGTAATCAGGCCAAGAAGAGTGAGGTGAGCCCAGCTTCCCAGTCCCCAGCCTGCCTTGAGACTCCCAGTGCCAAGGGCCAGACCCCTAGCCCCAAGCAGCCAAGCAAGGCCCCAGAGCCTCCCAGAGTGGACAGCTGTGCTGAAGCTGGAGAAGGGAGCCAGGGGACCCGACCAGGACCAGGCTGGGCTGACAGCCCCAAAGCTGACAAGGAGAAGGGCAACTCCTGGCGAAACTGGCCAGGTGAAGCCAAGGCACGGCCTCTGGAGCAGGAGTCTGTACAGCCCCCAGGCCCAGCAAGGCCGCAGAGCTTGCAACAGGGCAAGGGCCGCAGCCGCCGGAGCCGCAACAAGCAGGAGAAGTCAGCCTCCTCCTTGG ACGATGTGTTCCTGCCCAAGGACATGGATGGGGTGGAGATGGATGAGACTGACCGGGAGGTGGAGTACTTCAAGAG cCCCTGCCAGAACCAGCTTAAGGGTGTCCTGAGATCCCAACTGCCAGCCGAAGGTCTACAGTTTTCTCCGTCACATCCCCACCTACCTGCCCAAGACCCCACTCCCCGCTCCACCATCCTGGACCAACCAAAAGCTGAATAG
- the FAM193B gene encoding protein FAM193B isoform X4, translated as MTRRRSRPSGGAGRRERARATGPQKPQAPEPPPPPSLEAGAGAGPPEAPAEPYRDDPREEDEPKLAPGPQVPPTTSQSVQTCCLLCHRERKGWEEGPSQNGLVLQGEKLPPDFMPKLVKNLLGEMPLWVCQSCRKSMEEDERQTGREHAVAISLSHTSCKSQSCGGDSHSSSSSSSSSSSSSSSCHGNSGDWDPSSFLSAHKLSGLWNSPHSSGAMPGGSLGSPPTIPGEVFPISEHHRHSDLTAPPNSPTGHHPQPAPLIPSHPGSFGSPPHPHLLPTTPAVHFPAQVSECPVAVAAAPHTPGPCQSPHLPSTSMPLLKMPPPFSGCSHPCSGHCSGHCSGPLLPPPSSQQLPSTHSRDPGCKGHKFTHSGLTCQLPQPCEADEGLGEEEDSSSERSSCTSSSTHQRDGKFCDCCYCEFFGHNAPPAAPTSRNYTEIREKLRSRLTRRKEELPMKGGALGGIPGEPAVDHRDVDELLEFINSTEPKVPNSARAAKRARHKLKKKEKEKAQLAAEALKQANRSVSGSRELRPARESLLGWPDRELDRVNSFLNSRLQEIKNTVKDSICASFSMCELSVDSNGFSKEGATEPKPQSLAPSNPSGSSEQRPDINLDLSPLTLGSSQNHMLQAPGEPAPPWAEMRSPHPPWTEVKGPPPGIIPENGLVRRLNTVPNLSRMIWVKTPKPGNPSSEEPSIKGAPGCKQELPEPVASGGKPRKGKRQGNQAKKSEVSPASQSPACLETPSAKGQTPSPKQPSKAPEPPRVDSCAEAGEGSQGTRPGPGWADSPKADKEKGNSWRNWPGEAKARPLEQESVQPPGPARPQSLQQGKGRSRRSRNKQEKSASSLDDVFLPKDMDGVEMDETDREVEYFKSPCQNQLKGVLRSQLPAEGLQFSPSHPHLPAQDPTPRSTILDQPKAE; from the exons GTTCCCCCTACCACCAGCCAGTCTGTGCAGACTTGCTGCCTGCTGTGTCACCGGGAACGCAAAGGCTGGGAAGAAGGCCCTTCCCAGAACGGACTGGTGTTGCAGGGTGAGAAGCTGCCCCCTGACTTCATGCCAAAGCTCGTCAAGAATCTCCTAGGCGAGATGCCTCTGTGGGTCTGCCAGAGTTGCCGAAAGAGCATGGAGGAAGATGAAAGGCAGACAGGTCGAGAACATGCAGTGGCG ATCTCCTTGTCACACACATCCTGCAAATCACAGTCTTGTGGGGGTGATTCTCATTCCTCTTCGTCCTCCTCTTCATCGTCCTCTTCCTCGTCCTCCTCCTGCCATGGGAACTCAGGGGACTGGGATCCTAGTTCGTTCCTGTCAGCACATAAGCTCTCGGGCCTCTGGAACTCCCCGCACTCCAGTGGGGCCATGCCAGGTGGCTCACTCGGGAGCCCTCCTACAATCCCTG GTGAGGTTTTCCCCATCTCGGAGCACCACCGGCACTCAGACCTCACTGCTCCACCTAACAGCCCCACCGGCCACCACCCCCAGCCAGCGCCGCTGATCCCATCTCACCCCGGATCCTTTGGCTCACCACCCCACCCGCACCTGCTGCCCACCACCCCAGCAGTGCATTTCCCTGCCCAGGTTTCAGAATGCCCTGTTGCCGTGGCTGCTGCCCCCCACACCCCAGGGCCATGTCAGAGCCCCCACCTTCCCTCCACCAGCATGCCGCTCCTGAAGATGCCTCCTCCATTCTCGGGTTGCAGCCACCCCTGTAGTGGTCACTGCAGCGGGCACTGCAGCgggcccctcctcccaccacccagcTCTCAGCAGCTCCCTAGCACTCACAG CAGGGACCCTGGGTGCAAGGGGCACAAGTTTACCCACAGTGGCCTGACGTGCCAGCTTCCCCAGCCGTGTGAGGCAGACGAGGGGCTGGGCGAGGAAGAGGACAGCAGCTCAGAGCGTAGCTCCTGCACCTCATCCTCCACCCACCAGCGAGATGGGAAGTTCTGTGACTGCTGCTACTGTGAGTTCTTCGGGCACAATGCG ccacccgCTGCCCCGACGAGTCGGAATTATACCGAGATCCGAGAGAAGCTTCGCTCAAGGCTGACCAGGCGCAAAGAGGAGCTGCCCATGAAGGGGGGCGCACTGGGCGGGATCCCTGGGGAGCCCGCCGTGGATCATCGAGATGTGGATGAGCTGCTGGAATTCATCAACAGCACGGAGCCCAAAGTCCCCAACAGCGCCAGGGCTGCCAAGCGGGCCCGGCACAAGCTGAAAAAGAAG GAAAAAGAGAAGGCCCAGTTGGCAGCAGAAGCTCTGAAGCAAGCAAATCGTAGTGTTTCTGGAAGCCGGGAGCTGAGGCCTGCCAGGGAGAGTCTTTTGGGGTGGCCCGATCGGGAGCTGGATCGGGTCAACAGCTTTCTGAACAGCCGTCTACAGGAGATCAAGAACACTGTCAAGGACTCCATCTGTGCCAGCTTCAGTATGTGTGAGCTCAGCGTGGACAGCAATGGCTTCTCTAAGGAAGGGGCCACTGAGCCAAAACCTCAGAGTCTAGCCCCCTCAAACCCCAGTGGCTCCTCAGAGCAAAGGCCTGACATTAACCTTGACCTGTCCCCTTTGACTTTGGGCTCCTCTCAGAACCATATGTTGCAAGCTCCAGGAGAGCCAGCCCCACCATGGGCAGAAATGAGAAGTCCCCAcccaccatggacagaggtgaaGGGCCCCCCTCCTGGTATCATCCCTGAGAATGGGCTAGTGAGGAGACTCAACACCGTGCCCAACCTTTCCCGGATGATCTGGGTCAAGACACCCAAGCCAGGTAACCCTAGCTCTGAGGAGCCAAGCATAAAGGGGGCCCCTGGTTGCAAGCAGGAGCTGCCTGAGCCTGTGGCCTCAGGTGGGAAGCCACGGAAGGGCAAGAGACAGGGTAATCAGGCCAAGAAGAGTGAGGTGAGCCCAGCTTCCCAGTCCCCAGCCTGCCTTGAGACTCCCAGTGCCAAGGGCCAGACCCCTAGCCCCAAGCAGCCAAGCAAGGCCCCAGAGCCTCCCAGAGTGGACAGCTGTGCTGAAGCTGGAGAAGGGAGCCAGGGGACCCGACCAGGACCAGGCTGGGCTGACAGCCCCAAAGCTGACAAGGAGAAGGGCAACTCCTGGCGAAACTGGCCAGGTGAAGCCAAGGCACGGCCTCTGGAGCAGGAGTCTGTACAGCCCCCAGGCCCAGCAAGGCCGCAGAGCTTGCAACAGGGCAAGGGCCGCAGCCGCCGGAGCCGCAACAAGCAGGAGAAGTCAGCCTCCTCCTTGG ACGATGTGTTCCTGCCCAAGGACATGGATGGGGTGGAGATGGATGAGACTGACCGGGAGGTGGAGTACTTCAAGAG cCCCTGCCAGAACCAGCTTAAGGGTGTCCTGAGATCCCAACTGCCAGCCGAAGGTCTACAGTTTTCTCCGTCACATCCCCACCTACCTGCCCAAGACCCCACTCCCCGCTCCACCATCCTGGACCAACCAAAAGCTGAATAG
- the FAM193B gene encoding protein FAM193B isoform X10 has translation MSLPRKAGSCRSLGGSDAAPDEDEAWRKMRLALQTLHRAAGDSGRLVQPEGMALDSLLVESLELCMFPLPPASLCRLAACCVTGNAKAGKKALPRTDWCCRISLSHTSCKSQSCGGDSHSSSSSSSSSSSSSSSCHGNSGDWDPSSFLSAHKLSGLWNSPHSSGAMPGGSLGSPPTIPGEVFPISEHHRHSDLTAPPNSPTGHHPQPAPLIPSHPGSFGSPPHPHLLPTTPAVHFPAQVSECPVAVAAAPHTPGPCQSPHLPSTSMPLLKMPPPFSGCSHPCSGHCSGHCSGPLLPPPSSQQLPSTHSRDPGCKGHKFTHSGLTCQLPQPCEADEGLGEEEDSSSERSSCTSSSTHQRDGKFCDCCYCEFFGHNAPPAAPTSRNYTEIREKLRSRLTRRKEELPMKGGALGGIPGEPAVDHRDVDELLEFINSTEPKVPNSARAAKRARHKLKKKEKEKAQLAAEALKQANRSVSGSRELRPARESLLGWPDRELDRVNSFLNSRLQEIKNTVKDSICASFSMCELSVDSNGFSKEGATEPKPQSLAPSNPSGSSEQRPDINLDLSPLTLGSSQNHMLQAPGEPAPPWAEMRSPHPPWTEVKGPPPGIIPENGLVRRLNTVPNLSRMIWVKTPKPGNPSSEEPSIKGAPGCKQELPEPVASGGKPRKGKRQGNQAKKSEVSPASQSPACLETPSAKGQTPSPKQPSKAPEPPRVDSCAEAGEGSQGTRPGPGWADSPKADKEKGNSWRNWPGEAKARPLEQESVQPPGPARPQSLQQGKGRSRRSRNKQEKSASSLDDVFLPKDMDGVEMDETDREVEYFKSPCQNQLKGVLRSQLPAEGLQFSPSHPHLPAQDPTPRSTILDQPKAE, from the exons GTTCCCCCTACCACCAGCCAGTCTGTGCAGACTTGCTGCCTGCTGTGTCACCGGGAACGCAAAGGCTGGGAAGAAGGCCCTTCCCAGAACGGACTGGTGTTGCAGG ATCTCCTTGTCACACACATCCTGCAAATCACAGTCTTGTGGGGGTGATTCTCATTCCTCTTCGTCCTCCTCTTCATCGTCCTCTTCCTCGTCCTCCTCCTGCCATGGGAACTCAGGGGACTGGGATCCTAGTTCGTTCCTGTCAGCACATAAGCTCTCGGGCCTCTGGAACTCCCCGCACTCCAGTGGGGCCATGCCAGGTGGCTCACTCGGGAGCCCTCCTACAATCCCTG GTGAGGTTTTCCCCATCTCGGAGCACCACCGGCACTCAGACCTCACTGCTCCACCTAACAGCCCCACCGGCCACCACCCCCAGCCAGCGCCGCTGATCCCATCTCACCCCGGATCCTTTGGCTCACCACCCCACCCGCACCTGCTGCCCACCACCCCAGCAGTGCATTTCCCTGCCCAGGTTTCAGAATGCCCTGTTGCCGTGGCTGCTGCCCCCCACACCCCAGGGCCATGTCAGAGCCCCCACCTTCCCTCCACCAGCATGCCGCTCCTGAAGATGCCTCCTCCATTCTCGGGTTGCAGCCACCCCTGTAGTGGTCACTGCAGCGGGCACTGCAGCgggcccctcctcccaccacccagcTCTCAGCAGCTCCCTAGCACTCACAG CAGGGACCCTGGGTGCAAGGGGCACAAGTTTACCCACAGTGGCCTGACGTGCCAGCTTCCCCAGCCGTGTGAGGCAGACGAGGGGCTGGGCGAGGAAGAGGACAGCAGCTCAGAGCGTAGCTCCTGCACCTCATCCTCCACCCACCAGCGAGATGGGAAGTTCTGTGACTGCTGCTACTGTGAGTTCTTCGGGCACAATGCG ccacccgCTGCCCCGACGAGTCGGAATTATACCGAGATCCGAGAGAAGCTTCGCTCAAGGCTGACCAGGCGCAAAGAGGAGCTGCCCATGAAGGGGGGCGCACTGGGCGGGATCCCTGGGGAGCCCGCCGTGGATCATCGAGATGTGGATGAGCTGCTGGAATTCATCAACAGCACGGAGCCCAAAGTCCCCAACAGCGCCAGGGCTGCCAAGCGGGCCCGGCACAAGCTGAAAAAGAAG GAAAAAGAGAAGGCCCAGTTGGCAGCAGAAGCTCTGAAGCAAGCAAATCGTAGTGTTTCTGGAAGCCGGGAGCTGAGGCCTGCCAGGGAGAGTCTTTTGGGGTGGCCCGATCGGGAGCTGGATCGGGTCAACAGCTTTCTGAACAGCCGTCTACAGGAGATCAAGAACACTGTCAAGGACTCCATCTGTGCCAGCTTCAGTATGTGTGAGCTCAGCGTGGACAGCAATGGCTTCTCTAAGGAAGGGGCCACTGAGCCAAAACCTCAGAGTCTAGCCCCCTCAAACCCCAGTGGCTCCTCAGAGCAAAGGCCTGACATTAACCTTGACCTGTCCCCTTTGACTTTGGGCTCCTCTCAGAACCATATGTTGCAAGCTCCAGGAGAGCCAGCCCCACCATGGGCAGAAATGAGAAGTCCCCAcccaccatggacagaggtgaaGGGCCCCCCTCCTGGTATCATCCCTGAGAATGGGCTAGTGAGGAGACTCAACACCGTGCCCAACCTTTCCCGGATGATCTGGGTCAAGACACCCAAGCCAGGTAACCCTAGCTCTGAGGAGCCAAGCATAAAGGGGGCCCCTGGTTGCAAGCAGGAGCTGCCTGAGCCTGTGGCCTCAGGTGGGAAGCCACGGAAGGGCAAGAGACAGGGTAATCAGGCCAAGAAGAGTGAGGTGAGCCCAGCTTCCCAGTCCCCAGCCTGCCTTGAGACTCCCAGTGCCAAGGGCCAGACCCCTAGCCCCAAGCAGCCAAGCAAGGCCCCAGAGCCTCCCAGAGTGGACAGCTGTGCTGAAGCTGGAGAAGGGAGCCAGGGGACCCGACCAGGACCAGGCTGGGCTGACAGCCCCAAAGCTGACAAGGAGAAGGGCAACTCCTGGCGAAACTGGCCAGGTGAAGCCAAGGCACGGCCTCTGGAGCAGGAGTCTGTACAGCCCCCAGGCCCAGCAAGGCCGCAGAGCTTGCAACAGGGCAAGGGCCGCAGCCGCCGGAGCCGCAACAAGCAGGAGAAGTCAGCCTCCTCCTTGG ACGATGTGTTCCTGCCCAAGGACATGGATGGGGTGGAGATGGATGAGACTGACCGGGAGGTGGAGTACTTCAAGAG cCCCTGCCAGAACCAGCTTAAGGGTGTCCTGAGATCCCAACTGCCAGCCGAAGGTCTACAGTTTTCTCCGTCACATCCCCACCTACCTGCCCAAGACCCCACTCCCCGCTCCACCATCCTGGACCAACCAAAAGCTGAATAG
- the FAM193B gene encoding protein FAM193B isoform X16 has protein sequence MPKLVKNLLGEMPLWVCQSCRKSMEEDERQTGREHAVAISLSHTSCKSQSCGGDSHSSSSSSSSSSSSSSSCHGNSGDWDPSSFLSAHKLSGLWNSPHSSGAMPGGSLGSPPTIPGEVFPISEHHRHSDLTAPPNSPTGHHPQPAPLIPSHPGSFGSPPHPHLLPTTPAVHFPAQVSECPVAVAAAPHTPGPCQSPHLPSTSMPLLKMPPPFSGCSHPCSGHCSGHCSGPLLPPPSSQQLPSTHSRDPGCKGHKFTHSGLTCQLPQPCEADEGLGEEEDSSSERSSCTSSSTHQRDGKFCDCCYCEFFGHNAPPAAPTSRNYTEIREKLRSRLTRRKEELPMKGGALGGIPGEPAVDHRDVDELLEFINSTEPKVPNSARAAKRARHKLKKKEKEKAQLAAEALKQANRSVSGSRELRPARESLLGWPDRELDRVNSFLNSRLQEIKNTVKDSICASFSMCELSVDSNGFSKEGATEPKPQSLAPSNPSGSSEQRPDINLDLSPLTLGSSQNHMLQAPGEPAPPWAEMRSPHPPWTEVKGPPPGIIPENGLVRRLNTVPNLSRMIWVKTPKPGNPSSEEPSIKGAPGCKQELPEPVASGGKPRKGKRQGNQAKKSEVSPASQSPACLETPSAKGQTPSPKQPSKAPEPPRVDSCAEAGEGSQGTRPGPGWADSPKADKEKGNSWRNWPGEAKARPLEQESVQPPGPARPQSLQQGKGRSRRSRNKQEKSASSLDDVFLPKDMDGVEMDETDREVEYFKSPCQNQLKGVLRSQLPAEGLQFSPSHPHLPAQDPTPRSTILDQPKAE, from the exons ATGCCAAAGCTCGTCAAGAATCTCCTAGGCGAGATGCCTCTGTGGGTCTGCCAGAGTTGCCGAAAGAGCATGGAGGAAGATGAAAGGCAGACAGGTCGAGAACATGCAGTGGCG ATCTCCTTGTCACACACATCCTGCAAATCACAGTCTTGTGGGGGTGATTCTCATTCCTCTTCGTCCTCCTCTTCATCGTCCTCTTCCTCGTCCTCCTCCTGCCATGGGAACTCAGGGGACTGGGATCCTAGTTCGTTCCTGTCAGCACATAAGCTCTCGGGCCTCTGGAACTCCCCGCACTCCAGTGGGGCCATGCCAGGTGGCTCACTCGGGAGCCCTCCTACAATCCCTG GTGAGGTTTTCCCCATCTCGGAGCACCACCGGCACTCAGACCTCACTGCTCCACCTAACAGCCCCACCGGCCACCACCCCCAGCCAGCGCCGCTGATCCCATCTCACCCCGGATCCTTTGGCTCACCACCCCACCCGCACCTGCTGCCCACCACCCCAGCAGTGCATTTCCCTGCCCAGGTTTCAGAATGCCCTGTTGCCGTGGCTGCTGCCCCCCACACCCCAGGGCCATGTCAGAGCCCCCACCTTCCCTCCACCAGCATGCCGCTCCTGAAGATGCCTCCTCCATTCTCGGGTTGCAGCCACCCCTGTAGTGGTCACTGCAGCGGGCACTGCAGCgggcccctcctcccaccacccagcTCTCAGCAGCTCCCTAGCACTCACAG CAGGGACCCTGGGTGCAAGGGGCACAAGTTTACCCACAGTGGCCTGACGTGCCAGCTTCCCCAGCCGTGTGAGGCAGACGAGGGGCTGGGCGAGGAAGAGGACAGCAGCTCAGAGCGTAGCTCCTGCACCTCATCCTCCACCCACCAGCGAGATGGGAAGTTCTGTGACTGCTGCTACTGTGAGTTCTTCGGGCACAATGCG ccacccgCTGCCCCGACGAGTCGGAATTATACCGAGATCCGAGAGAAGCTTCGCTCAAGGCTGACCAGGCGCAAAGAGGAGCTGCCCATGAAGGGGGGCGCACTGGGCGGGATCCCTGGGGAGCCCGCCGTGGATCATCGAGATGTGGATGAGCTGCTGGAATTCATCAACAGCACGGAGCCCAAAGTCCCCAACAGCGCCAGGGCTGCCAAGCGGGCCCGGCACAAGCTGAAAAAGAAG GAAAAAGAGAAGGCCCAGTTGGCAGCAGAAGCTCTGAAGCAAGCAAATCGTAGTGTTTCTGGAAGCCGGGAGCTGAGGCCTGCCAGGGAGAGTCTTTTGGGGTGGCCCGATCGGGAGCTGGATCGGGTCAACAGCTTTCTGAACAGCCGTCTACAGGAGATCAAGAACACTGTCAAGGACTCCATCTGTGCCAGCTTCAGTATGTGTGAGCTCAGCGTGGACAGCAATGGCTTCTCTAAGGAAGGGGCCACTGAGCCAAAACCTCAGAGTCTAGCCCCCTCAAACCCCAGTGGCTCCTCAGAGCAAAGGCCTGACATTAACCTTGACCTGTCCCCTTTGACTTTGGGCTCCTCTCAGAACCATATGTTGCAAGCTCCAGGAGAGCCAGCCCCACCATGGGCAGAAATGAGAAGTCCCCAcccaccatggacagaggtgaaGGGCCCCCCTCCTGGTATCATCCCTGAGAATGGGCTAGTGAGGAGACTCAACACCGTGCCCAACCTTTCCCGGATGATCTGGGTCAAGACACCCAAGCCAGGTAACCCTAGCTCTGAGGAGCCAAGCATAAAGGGGGCCCCTGGTTGCAAGCAGGAGCTGCCTGAGCCTGTGGCCTCAGGTGGGAAGCCACGGAAGGGCAAGAGACAGGGTAATCAGGCCAAGAAGAGTGAGGTGAGCCCAGCTTCCCAGTCCCCAGCCTGCCTTGAGACTCCCAGTGCCAAGGGCCAGACCCCTAGCCCCAAGCAGCCAAGCAAGGCCCCAGAGCCTCCCAGAGTGGACAGCTGTGCTGAAGCTGGAGAAGGGAGCCAGGGGACCCGACCAGGACCAGGCTGGGCTGACAGCCCCAAAGCTGACAAGGAGAAGGGCAACTCCTGGCGAAACTGGCCAGGTGAAGCCAAGGCACGGCCTCTGGAGCAGGAGTCTGTACAGCCCCCAGGCCCAGCAAGGCCGCAGAGCTTGCAACAGGGCAAGGGCCGCAGCCGCCGGAGCCGCAACAAGCAGGAGAAGTCAGCCTCCTCCTTGG ACGATGTGTTCCTGCCCAAGGACATGGATGGGGTGGAGATGGATGAGACTGACCGGGAGGTGGAGTACTTCAAGAG cCCCTGCCAGAACCAGCTTAAGGGTGTCCTGAGATCCCAACTGCCAGCCGAAGGTCTACAGTTTTCTCCGTCACATCCCCACCTACCTGCCCAAGACCCCACTCCCCGCTCCACCATCCTGGACCAACCAAAAGCTGAATAG